The nucleotide window TGTACAAGCTAAACCTGTAAAAAGTCACCCCTATGGCACACTATCGAACCGCTTGGATTTCAGATATTCACCTCGGCACCCGGGGCAGCAAGGCTGGCGCCGTCCTTGATTTTTTAAGAGACCACGAGTTCGACACCCTCTACCTCGTTGGCGACATCATCGATATTTGGGCCTTGCGCCGCGGGATTTTCTGGCCGCAGGAGCATAACGACGTCATCCAAAAGCTGCTGCGCAAATCCCGCAAAGGCACCCATCTCATTTACATCCCCGGCAACCATGACGAGTTCGTGTACAATTTCCTCGGCCAGTTCGGCGATATCCACATCCAAAAGCATGCCATTCACGAAACAGCCGATGGACGCAAGATCCTGGTCATCCATGGACATGAACTGGATACGGTCATCCAAAACATCGGATGGCTGGCGCATGTGGGCGATTTTGGATACCAGATTTTGCTGCAGCTCAACGGGTTCATCAATTTCTTCAGGCGTCTGGTCGGACGCGACTACTGGTCGTTAAGCGCCTATGTTAAAAACGAGGTGAAGAATGTGGTCAGCTTCATCGGCAACTTTGAAGTGGCTGTCGCGCATTATGCCCGCAGTTACAATGCAACCGCGATCCTCTGCGGCCACATTCACCGCGCCGCCATCCGGAAAATCGGCAATGTGGAGTATTATAATTCCGGCGACTGGGTTGAGAGTTGTACCGCGCTGGTGGAGGATTTTTCAGGAAAAATCGAACTGCTGCAATTCGAGCCCAGCGTAAAGCCCAGAACCCAA belongs to Candidatus Methylacidiphilales bacterium and includes:
- a CDS encoding UDP-2,3-diacylglucosamine diphosphatase, which encodes MAHYRTAWISDIHLGTRGSKAGAVLDFLRDHEFDTLYLVGDIIDIWALRRGIFWPQEHNDVIQKLLRKSRKGTHLIYIPGNHDEFVYNFLGQFGDIHIQKHAIHETADGRKILVIHGHELDTVIQNIGWLAHVGDFGYQILLQLNGFINFFRRLVGRDYWSLSAYVKNEVKNVVSFIGNFEVAVAHYARSYNATAILCGHIHRAAIRKIGNVEYYNSGDWVESCTALVEDFSGKIELLQFEPSVKPRTQHEPDPVALEELAEV